A DNA window from Aspergillus nidulans FGSC A4 chromosome V contains the following coding sequences:
- a CDS encoding protein apdB (transcript_id=CADANIAT00002882) has protein sequence MGFVNTLTQASDQENQRLRASPQVFKLFVLILFVLLVLKIRRHRANRITNQYGRQICELHGDARVAKFAFSKQLSDQGKALAGDEPFIIRNGRARELVVTKPEHIYDFYKGDTKPCSLLGHAVGALAGERWSMIRRYFDPAFSFQSARQAIPELSASIDRWLDDLPLQGTGTGKGFALEIKKPCRFLPLRLAAEFVYGEIFDDKLFSALLDLNVLHEVILHDVIANKRLATRLGCWFDRAAAKRMEEFRSRWMEFNLGIIQSARGASKACPAERIYHGVEKGDLKLEEFLHTLDEILFANVDVSSAVLGTLFEHLAVNTAFQQKLRAEIETHIQTRTHTPDTDSDIDINTETGKYLSKQDTLMNFAVMEAMRLSPAFDCDFAAFSLPECTAVPKEIGGYRVPARCPVVIDAKRLNADRATWGKDGDTYRPERFRDIPPSKSRYGFMRFGVGAASGRCLGKHLADTLFKLTLIAVIERYSLHSVHDGPEVELREVVVRV, from the exons CGAACAGAATCACCAACCAATACGGCAGGCAAATCTGCGAGCTTCATGGAGACGCCCGCGTGGCGAAGTTCGCTTTCAG CAAGCAGCTCTCCgatcagggcaaggctcTCGCTGGAGACGAGCCGTTTATCATCCGCAATGGTCGAGCAAGAGAGCTGGTGGTGACCAAGCCAGAGCACATTTATGACTTCTACAAGGGTGATACTAAGC CCTGCAGCCTCCTCGGCCATGCGGTCGGCGCATTagcaggagaaagatggtCAATGATCCGTCGCTACTTCGACCCCGCGTTCTCGTTTCAATCAGCGCGGCAAGCGATCCCAGAGCTGAGCGCAAGCATCGACCGGTGGCTTGATGATCTGCCATTGCAAGGAACAGGAACGGGAAAAGGGTTCGCCCTGGAGATCAAGAAGCCCTGTCGTTTTTTGCCGCTCCGGCTTGCGGCGGAGTTTGTGTATGGGGAGATTTTCGATGATAAG CTTTTCTCTGCCTTATTGGACCTAAATGTCCTCCACGAAGTCATCCTGCATGACGTGATCGCCAACAAACGTCTGGCGACAAGGCTAGGCTGTTGGTTTGACCGTGCAGCCGCCAAACGAATGGAAGAATTCCGGTCTAGATGGATGGAATTCAATCTTGGTATAATTCAGTCTGCTCGGGGGGCCTCGAAGGCATGCCCTGCCGAGCGGATATatcatggtgttgaaaagGGTGATCTGAAACTCGAGGAG TTCCTACACACTTTAGATGAAATTCTCTTCGCCAACGTCGACGTCAGCTCCGCAGTCCTCGGCACTCTGTTCGAGCATCTAGCTGTCAATACAGctttccagcagaagcttCGAGCGGAGATTGAGACGCATATCCAGACTCGCACTCACACCCCAGACACCGATAGTGACATCGATATTAATACCGAGACCGGAAAATATCTCTCGAAACAGGATACACTTATGAACTTCGCCGTGATGGAGGCCATGCGCTTGTCGCCGGCTTTCG ATTGCGACTTTGCAGCATTCTCCCTTCCTGAATGTACAGCGGTCCCCAAAGAGATCGGAGGGTATCGTGTTCCCGCAAGATGCCCTGTCGTTATAGACGCCAAACGTCTGAACGCGGATCGAGCTACCTGGGGCAAAGACGGCGATACTTATCGCCCCGAGCGGTTTCGGGATATCCCACCTTCAAAGTCCCGATACGGATTCATGCGGTTTGGTGTTGGGGCGGCGAGTGGACGATGCCTTGGGAAGCATTTGGCGGATACTTTGTTCAAATTGACCTTGATAGCAGTTATTGAACGGTACAGTCTCCACTCAGTGCATGATGGGCCAGAAGTCGAACTGAGAGAAGTGGTTGTGAGAGTATGA